CGCTTCAGGCGTCACCATCTGGGCGGCCATGCACAAATCACCTTCATTTTCCCGATCTTCATCATCCACCAGAATGATCATTTTTCCGGATCGGATGTCTTCAATTGCCTCTTCGATACTGTTAACCGTCATTTCCTGTCACCATTACTTTATGAAACCGTGTTCCGCCAGAAAGGCCTCGTTGATTTTCGACCCCTGCCCAGCCCCGCCTTGCGGCTTCACGGAGAGAAGTTTTTCCACATATTTACCGATCAGATCCACTTCAATATTGACCACATCCCCCTTCCCGAGATCACCCAAAGTTGTGACCTGCAGGGTATGCGGGATAATCGAAACGGAAAAAACCTGATCGTCGCACTCGTTCACCGTCAGGCTGATGCCGTCGATGGTGATCGATCCCTTTTCGATCATGTAACGCCCGAGTCCCAGGGGAACTTCAAATGAAAAAAGAACATACTCGCCCAGGGGCTTTCGGGAAACTACCTTCGCCGGCGAATCGACATGGCCACTCACCAGATGCCCGCCCAACCGGTCGGAGAGTCGTAACGCCCTCTCCAGATTGACGGAGCCGCCAACCCCAATCCGGCCAAGATTCGTTCTCTTCAGGCTTTCCGGGGAGACATCGGCCAGAAACCGTCTGCCGCTGATGTTCCTTGCGGTCAGACAGACCCCGTTCACGGCGATTGATTCGCCTTCTTCAGGATCAGAAAGATCGAAATCGGCTTCCAATCCGAATACCATACCCCCGCCGGACGGTTTCTTTTCAAAAACTTTGCCCTTGCCCTGAATGATTCCGGTGAACATTGCAGATCCCTCATTAATCGCTTAAAAAAGCCCCTCAATCATGACATCTTCTCCCAGCCTCCTGACCCGCGTGGTCGTAAAGCGCACCCCTTGGTCGACGGTATCAAGGCCAAGTGCGCCGACCACCGGCAACCCTTCGGAACCGATAAAAAGCGGCGCCACAAAGAGGCAGGCCTGATCATAGAGACGCTGCTTTAAAAAAGAGGCATGGACCCTGCCGCCTCCCTCCACCAGGAGGCTGTTCACATTCTGTCTGCCCAGTTCCAGAAGAATATCGGGGAGGGCCAGAAAACCATCGCCATCGGTTTTGACTTGCCTGACCACGGCGCCTGCCGCTTCAAGGCACTTCTTTTTTCCGGCATCAGCCCCATCCCGACAGAAAATCCAGGTTCGGGCGTCGGATTTCTGAGTCAACAGCACCGCATCGGGCGGCGTCCTCAGATTACTGTCCAGCACCACCCGCAACGGGTCCCGCCCCTTTCCGAAAGGAAGCCGGGTGGTCAACGACGGGTTATCGGCAAGGACGGTGCCCGAGCCAACCAGGATGGCATCATACATATCCCGGAGCCGATGGACCCTGCGGCGTGCACTCTCGCCGCTGATCCACTGACTGTGACCGGTTCGGGCGGCAATTCTACCGTCAATCGAGACCCCTGCTTTCATGGTTACCCAGGGAAGCCCGGTTTGAACATGCTTCAGAAAGGGTTTGTTCAGAGCCAGACAGTCCTCCTCAAGAACTCCGGAGACGACTTCAATTCCCCGGCCCGCAAGATAATCATTACCACCTCCAGCGACAAGGGGGTTCGGGTCTCTCATACCGACGACCACCCGACGGATGCCACACTCGATGATTTTCTCGGTGCAGGGCGGGGTACGCCCATGGTGATTGCAGGGTTCCAGAGTTACGTATACCGTACCCCCCCTGGCCGCCGCTCCGGCTTTGCTCAAGGCTTCTGCCTCGGCATGCGGCGCACCGGCCCGCCGGTGATACCCTTTGGCCACCACCTGATCATCCCGGACCACCACGGCACCAACCACCGGATTGGGAGAGGTTCTGCCAAGCCCCTTTCGGGCTTCAATCAGGGCGAGTTTCATAAACCGGCGGTCCCGGTCAACGGATGACATCATAGAGCCGGTTATTTCTTTCCAGAGTCCAGCATTGATTTGAGTTCGTTCATGAACTCGTTGAGGTCCTTGAACTGCCGGTAAACTGAAGCAAATCGAACATACGCCACTTCATCGAGATTCTGCAGCCCGGCCATAACCATCTCGCCAACCATCTTGACCGGAATCTCCCGCTCCCCCATATCCTGGAGCTTGATCTCCAGGGAATCAACAAACTCCTCAATCTGGGACATGCTGACCGGCCTCTTTTCACAGGCCTTTTTCAGACCTGAAACAACCTTCTGCCTGTCCCAGGATTCTCGCCGCCCATCCTTCTTGACCAGCATGGGCATAGTCACTTCAAGTCGCTCGTAGGTTGTAAAACGCCTCTCACAGGATTCACAGGAACGGCGGCGGCGGGTAATGGTATATTCCTTGTTGAGCCTGGAATCAACAACCCGATTCTCAAGATGACCGCAATAAGGGCACTTCATCTCCCATAACTCCTTGATTTGTTAAAAAAAAGAAACCTGCCGGAATCAGCCGATTTGATGAAGCGGAATGCCGGCCTCAGCCATCAGGGCCGCTGACAACTCATCCGCATACCCTTCCCGGTAATACACCTCGGTAATCTTTGAGTTGATGATCATCTTGCTGCAGATTGAGCAGGGCATGTTCGTGCAGTAGAGAGTAGACCCGGCAATACTTGTCCCGTGGATTGCCGCCTGGATAATGGCGTTCTGTTCGGCATGCAGCCCCCGGCACAACTCGTGGCGCTGGCCGGAAGGAATGCCTCGCTCCTCGCGCAGACATCCCACATCAAGGCAATGGCTGATTCTGGTCGGGGCGCCGTTGTAACCCGTAGCAATGATATGCTTGTCCCGAACGAGAATTGCCCCGACATATCGCCGCGTACAGGTCGAACGCTGGGCAACAAGCTCGGTAATCGACATGAAATACTCATGCCACGAGGGTCTCGGATCGCTCACGATCAGCGCTCCCCTCGTTCCATATCGGGATACAGCGGAAATTTTTCACACAGCGCACGGACCTCAAGACGGATCGTCTCCAGGAGTTGCGGGTCACCGATATTTGCCAGAGCCCGGTTGATCCAGGAACCGATCATTTCCATCTCGGGCACCTTCAACCCCCGGGTCGTTACCGCCGGAGTGCCGATCCTGATCCCTCCGGTCACAAAACGGGGCTGACTGTCAAAGGGCACCGCATTCTTGTTGACTGTAAGTCCGGCCCGTTCAAGAGCCTCCTCGCCATCCTTGCCGGTGATTGACTTGCTGGCCAGATCAACCAGCAGCAGGTGGTTGTCGGTGCCGCCGGAAACTATTCTGAATCCTGACTTGACAAGACTCTCTGCCAGGGCTTGAGCATTCTTCACCACCTGATTCTGGTACACCTTGAAATCATCATTCAAGGCCTCAAGGAAACTGACCGCCTTGGCAGCAATCACGTGAACGAGCGGCCCTCCCTGGATGCCGGGAAAGATCTTGCTGTTCAGGCTCTTGCCGAACTCCTCTTTGGCCAGGATTAGCCCGCCACGAGGGCCTCTCATCGTTTTGTGGGTCGTCGTGGTCACGAAATCAGCATGCGGGACAGGGCTCGGGTGAACACCGGCGGCAACCAATCCGGCGATGTGGGCCATATCAACCATAAAATAGGCCCCGACCTTGTCGGCAATCTTCCGGAAACCGGCGAAGTCGATTACTCTGGGATAGGCGCTGGCGCCGGCCACGATCATTTTCGGACGATGCTCTTCGGCGAGCCTTTCAACCTCCGCCATATCAATCCGCTCGGTTTCCCGATCCACCCCGTAGGAAATGAAATCATACAGCTGGCCTGAAAAATTGACCGAACTGCCGTGAGTGAGGTGCCCGCCGTGAGCCAGATCCATACCCAGAACCTTGTCACCGGGTTTCAGGGTGGAAAAATAGACTGCCATGTTGGCCTGACTGCCGGAATGGGGCTGGACGTTGGCATATTCTGCTCCGAACAACGCGAGCGCCCTGCTGATCGCGAGGGACTCGACCTGATCGGCATAGTCACAGCCGCCATAATAACGTTTTCCTGGATACCCCTCGGCGTATTTATTGGTGAAGATGGAACCCTGGGCCTCAAGGACCGCTTCGCTGACAATATTTTCCGAGGCAATCAGTTCGAGCTGATACGACTGCCGGTCGAGCTCATGCTTGATGGAGCGATATATCTGCGGATCTTTTTCTTTCAGGTAAGACACTTTTGTTCCCATGATATTCTTAGTTTCGTACGAGCAGACCAGCTGCTCGACTCAGCGTTAATTGAAAAACGACTGGCTCAAATGAAAAAGCCGGAGTTTGTCAACCCGGCTGCCTATCCTTCCCGAATAGTATGCAACAACTTTCAAACACCAGCCCTGACTGTGTTCATGTGTTCTGCTTTAACAGGCACAATCATTGGAAAACATCGATATCCGGCCTAGATGTCTGCCGCCGGAAAATTCCGTCACCATCCAGGCTCTGACAATCTCGAGAATCAAACCGGGTCCCACAACCCTCGCCCCAAGACAGAGAACATTGGCGTTGTTGTGCTCACGGCTCATTCTGGCGGTAAAAATTTCATGGCAGAGGGCACCGCGGATGGCGGGCGAACGGTTCGCAGCCATCGACATGCCGATCCCGGTCCCGCAGATCAGAATCCCCCGGTCGGCCTCACCGCCTTCCACAGAACTGCAGACCAGCCTGGCAAAATCCGGATAGTTGACAGAAGCTTCGGAATCACATCCATGATCAAGAACCACGTGACCCATCTCTTTAAGAAGCGAGAGGATCGAAGCCTTTACTGAATATCCGCCATGATCACATCCGACAGCTACTTTCACCATACCCACCTGAAAAAAATTGAACTACCCTTCAAACCGCTTCATCACCAGCACCGCGTTTGTGCCCCCGAAGCCGAAAGAGTTGGACATCGCAGCCCTGATCTCCATTCTTCTTGCTTCGTTTGGCACATAGTCGAGATCGCAACCGGGATCCGGATTCTGCAGATTGATCGTTGGGGGAGCGATCTGATGGTGAATGGCCAGAGCAGTGAAAACGGACTCTATGCCTCCCGCCCCGCCAAGCATATGTCCGGTCATGGACTTTGTTGAACTGATGGCAAGTTTTTCCGCATGCCCGCCATAAACCTTTTTGATGGCCCCTGTTTCAACAATATCATTCAGCGGAGTCGATG
The window above is part of the Pseudomonadota bacterium genome. Proteins encoded here:
- the ribD gene encoding bifunctional diaminohydroxyphosphoribosylaminopyrimidine deaminase/5-amino-6-(5-phosphoribosylamino)uracil reductase RibD, which translates into the protein MMSSVDRDRRFMKLALIEARKGLGRTSPNPVVGAVVVRDDQVVAKGYHRRAGAPHAEAEALSKAGAAARGGTVYVTLEPCNHHGRTPPCTEKIIECGIRRVVVGMRDPNPLVAGGGNDYLAGRGIEVVSGVLEEDCLALNKPFLKHVQTGLPWVTMKAGVSIDGRIAARTGHSQWISGESARRRVHRLRDMYDAILVGSGTVLADNPSLTTRLPFGKGRDPLRVVLDSNLRTPPDAVLLTQKSDARTWIFCRDGADAGKKKCLEAAGAVVRQVKTDGDGFLALPDILLELGRQNVNSLLVEGGGRVHASFLKQRLYDQACLFVAPLFIGSEGLPVVGALGLDTVDQGVRFTTTRVRRLGEDVMIEGLF
- a CDS encoding serine hydroxymethyltransferase, encoding MSYLKEKDPQIYRSIKHELDRQSYQLELIASENIVSEAVLEAQGSIFTNKYAEGYPGKRYYGGCDYADQVESLAISRALALFGAEYANVQPHSGSQANMAVYFSTLKPGDKVLGMDLAHGGHLTHGSSVNFSGQLYDFISYGVDRETERIDMAEVERLAEEHRPKMIVAGASAYPRVIDFAGFRKIADKVGAYFMVDMAHIAGLVAAGVHPSPVPHADFVTTTTHKTMRGPRGGLILAKEEFGKSLNSKIFPGIQGGPLVHVIAAKAVSFLEALNDDFKVYQNQVVKNAQALAESLVKSGFRIVSGGTDNHLLLVDLASKSITGKDGEEALERAGLTVNKNAVPFDSQPRFVTGGIRIGTPAVTTRGLKVPEMEMIGSWINRALANIGDPQLLETIRLEVRALCEKFPLYPDMERGER
- a CDS encoding riboflavin synthase, with protein sequence MFTGIIQGKGKVFEKKPSGGGMVFGLEADFDLSDPEEGESIAVNGVCLTARNISGRRFLADVSPESLKRTNLGRIGVGGSVNLERALRLSDRLGGHLVSGHVDSPAKVVSRKPLGEYVLFSFEVPLGLGRYMIEKGSITIDGISLTVNECDDQVFSVSIIPHTLQVTTLGDLGKGDVVNIEVDLIGKYVEKLLSVKPQGGAGQGSKINEAFLAEHGFIK
- the nrdR gene encoding transcriptional regulator NrdR, whose product is MKCPYCGHLENRVVDSRLNKEYTITRRRRSCESCERRFTTYERLEVTMPMLVKKDGRRESWDRQKVVSGLKKACEKRPVSMSQIEEFVDSLEIKLQDMGEREIPVKMVGEMVMAGLQNLDEVAYVRFASVYRQFKDLNEFMNELKSMLDSGKK
- a CDS encoding cytidine/deoxycytidylate deaminase family protein, producing MSDPRPSWHEYFMSITELVAQRSTCTRRYVGAILVRDKHIIATGYNGAPTRISHCLDVGCLREERGIPSGQRHELCRGLHAEQNAIIQAAIHGTSIAGSTLYCTNMPCSICSKMIINSKITEVYYREGYADELSAALMAEAGIPLHQIG
- the rpiB gene encoding ribose 5-phosphate isomerase B; translated protein: MKVAVGCDHGGYSVKASILSLLKEMGHVVLDHGCDSEASVNYPDFARLVCSSVEGGEADRGILICGTGIGMSMAANRSPAIRGALCHEIFTARMSREHNNANVLCLGARVVGPGLILEIVRAWMVTEFSGGRHLGRISMFSNDCAC